GCAAGTATGATGCCATCTCTCAGGCACTGTTACTAACAGACGGTGAAAACGAACATGGAGACAACAATCGCTGCTTAAAATTGGCGGAAGTTGCTGCTACCTATAATCTCACTATCAGCACCCTTGGGTTTGGCGACTATTGGAATCAGGATATTCTAGAGCGCATTGCGGATGCAGCCGGAGGTAGCCTTGCCTATATCCAGCATCCTGAGAGTGCAGTGGAGCAATTTAATCGACTGTTTCGCCGGATGCAGTCCGTCGGACTGACCAATGCTTATCTACACGTGTCATTAGCTTCTGGGGTACGGCTAGCTGAGCTAAAACCGATCGCCCAAGTCATGCCTGAGGTGGTCGAGCTACCCGTTCAACAAGACCCCAAAGGGTATACCGTTCGCCTAGGAGATTTGATGATCGATGTGCCACGGCTGGTGATGGTGAATGTCTACATCAGCCAGCTTCCCCTGGGAGAATATCCCATCGCTTGGGCGCAAGTCACCTACGACGATCCCATTAGCAAGCAAACCGGTCTCTTATCTGAGCGTGTGCCTGTGGTCGTGGATGTAGTGCAATCCTATCAGCCTGACCTTGACCCAGAAGTACAGACCCACATTCTAGCGCTGGCTAAGTATCGTCAGACACAGTTAGCTGAAACAAAGCTTAGGGAAGGCGATCGTCAAGCTGCCGCCACTATGCTACAAACAGCCGCCAAAACAGCCCTACAACTGGGTGACAAGAGTGCAGCCACGGTATTACAAGCAAATGCTACCCGGTTACAAGCGGGTGAGGATTTATCAGAGAGCGATCGTAAAAAGACACGTCTAGTCTCTAAAACTGTGTTGCAAGACAACTAAGCTGAGTGATTACTGTATTCAGTATTGCTTAATATATAGCTCTATTACGATTTGTAAACCAGTTTTTTGGCTTTTACACTCCAATCTGATACAGTGTGGCAACTAACTAAACATGATCTAGTGCTACTTACTGGGAATGGTATTATCTTGCCGTTTTGGTTAGCAGCATTCTTAGTTGCCGCAAGGCTTTAGTAACTTTTACCCCTGAATAGGGTAGAGTCACGCTAGTCCTTGGATAGTAGCTAATCATACCTAAGTACTTGATATTGTTGATTGAACTTCTATGCCTTATACAACTGAAGATGGTGGACGGCTTAACAACTTTGCCTCAGAGCCAAAAATGTATGTTGCTGAACCTACAACTCGATCGCAGGTTGTTAACTACATCGTGGTCGCTGTTAGCGGTTCTCTGCTTGTAGTCGGCCTTATTGTCCTAACCTTTGTCATCACTAAGGCTAGTTAGTGTTACTTTGACAATGCGCCAACTCACGCTAGCTTGTTGGAGGCTAGTGACATAGGCCCGTCAAAACCGTAGCAAAAAATCG
This DNA window, taken from Cyanobacteriota bacterium, encodes the following:
- a CDS encoding VWA domain-containing protein yields the protein MDVALRVQLSDRAIDATRTESQRQVALSVSALPTGRQRSIPLNLCLILDHSGSMGGKALQTVKQAAQQLVDQLAPTDYLSVIAFDHRAKVLVPNQPVTNPAGIKALIDSLQADGGTAIDEGLRLGIEELAKGKYDAISQALLLTDGENEHGDNNRCLKLAEVAATYNLTISTLGFGDYWNQDILERIADAAGGSLAYIQHPESAVEQFNRLFRRMQSVGLTNAYLHVSLASGVRLAELKPIAQVMPEVVELPVQQDPKGYTVRLGDLMIDVPRLVMVNVYISQLPLGEYPIAWAQVTYDDPISKQTGLLSERVPVVVDVVQSYQPDLDPEVQTHILALAKYRQTQLAETKLREGDRQAAATMLQTAAKTALQLGDKSAATVLQANATRLQAGEDLSESDRKKTRLVSKTVLQDN
- a CDS encoding ssl1498 family light-harvesting-like protein, with amino-acid sequence MPYTTEDGGRLNNFASEPKMYVAEPTTRSQVVNYIVVAVSGSLLVVGLIVLTFVITKAS